One Vallitalea pronyensis genomic region harbors:
- a CDS encoding ABC transporter ATP-binding protein encodes MGILQVREIKKYFKQIKAVDNISFDINKGEILGLLGPNGAGKSTTISMISTLIKPDSGTILYQDKDIIKKPQAIQKKLGYVPQEIALYPNLNGRENLEFWGRAYGLNGKLLKQRIKEVSEIIGITERLGSKVDNYSGGMKRRLNIGAALLHKPELIIMDEPTVGIDPQSRKHILDTVLALNKEGMTVIYTSHYMEEVEYLCNTICIMDNGKIIAKGTKEELVGLINDEKQIHIKIDTINETLLQSIKDIEDVNDVTTHEDTIVVKVQKSKQVFKRIIDVLSQTSTEIHAVDIKEPNLEAVFLHLTGKALRD; translated from the coding sequence ATGGGAATTTTACAAGTACGAGAAATAAAAAAGTATTTTAAGCAAATCAAAGCAGTAGATAATATTTCATTTGATATTAACAAAGGTGAAATCTTAGGACTTCTAGGACCTAATGGTGCTGGTAAATCCACCACTATTTCCATGATTTCTACGCTGATTAAACCCGATAGCGGTACGATTTTGTATCAAGATAAGGATATTATTAAAAAACCACAGGCCATACAAAAAAAACTGGGTTATGTACCCCAAGAAATTGCACTATACCCCAATCTTAATGGTCGAGAAAACCTTGAGTTCTGGGGGAGAGCATATGGTTTAAATGGTAAGCTTCTGAAGCAAAGAATTAAAGAAGTATCAGAAATTATAGGCATTACAGAACGTCTAGGCAGTAAAGTGGATAATTACTCAGGAGGTATGAAGCGAAGGCTGAATATCGGTGCAGCACTTCTTCATAAACCCGAACTCATTATTATGGATGAACCTACCGTAGGTATTGACCCTCAGTCAAGAAAACATATTCTTGATACGGTATTAGCATTGAATAAGGAAGGCATGACCGTCATCTATACCAGTCATTATATGGAAGAGGTAGAATACCTCTGTAATACCATCTGTATTATGGATAATGGAAAAATCATTGCAAAAGGTACCAAAGAAGAGTTAGTAGGGCTCATTAATGATGAAAAGCAGATTCATATTAAAATTGATACCATAAATGAAACGTTGTTGCAATCCATAAAGGACATAGAAGATGTCAACGATGTAACGACTCATGAAGATACCATTGTGGTAAAAGTTCAAAAAAGCAAGCAGGTCTTTAAACGTATCATTGATGTACTGAGTCAAACCAGTACAGAAATCCATGCAGTGGACATAAAGGAACCTAACTTAGAGGCAGTCTTTCTCCATCTGACTGGAAAAGCACTAAGGGATTAG
- a CDS encoding ABC transporter permease, with the protein MKIGYILQKDVKKILYDKKLLIIILIMPIVLMTILGFSLNSMFGVSERSISGIKIAVVKNYNPEVDLTRFEKNIQSGTISMGIDDDTKKLLLEAMDELDPEEIFFQFLESDNIKDIMSYTIENETTAREMLKNKEVDAVVILPDGYLYHSYMNFLTPSRNIVETQVLKRTSNQLKGGIVEALVDGFAQSMNNNALSKVITMDTILAYTEEDKIYEVAADIAQKTMMSVIDTDMDIKQVGIEEKKQLTSFQYYAAAIMAMFILYSAGYGGRQILEEKKEITLQRNQVAGVSFQKILTSTFLMICIVAILQSVVMIAYSRWVLKIYWGNWGLVAITVLLSSFTVASIGLLVAAITFRSNNFRIANIFESAIIQVMALLGGSFLPVEILPKFMQDLSYLAINGIAIKMYTGIMEGASLHDLTQYMGILGVMSLVFLVLATVVLKNRREAI; encoded by the coding sequence ATGAAGATAGGCTATATTCTTCAAAAGGATGTTAAGAAAATTTTATATGATAAAAAGTTACTCATTATTATACTGATTATGCCTATTGTGCTGATGACCATCTTGGGATTTTCCTTAAATAGCATGTTTGGTGTAAGTGAGCGCTCCATCAGTGGTATCAAAATAGCAGTGGTCAAGAATTATAACCCAGAGGTTGACCTAACACGTTTTGAAAAAAATATACAATCAGGTACTATTTCTATGGGAATAGATGATGACACAAAAAAGTTATTATTGGAAGCCATGGATGAACTTGATCCGGAAGAGATTTTCTTTCAGTTTTTAGAGAGTGATAATATCAAGGACATTATGTCCTATACCATTGAAAATGAAACCACAGCCAGGGAGATGTTGAAAAACAAAGAAGTAGATGCAGTGGTCATACTTCCAGATGGCTACCTCTATCACAGCTATATGAATTTTTTGACACCCTCTAGAAATATTGTGGAAACCCAGGTACTGAAACGAACCAGTAATCAGTTAAAAGGTGGTATTGTTGAAGCACTGGTAGATGGATTTGCACAATCTATGAACAACAATGCGTTAAGCAAAGTCATCACAATGGACACCATATTAGCGTATACAGAGGAAGATAAAATATATGAAGTAGCAGCAGATATTGCCCAGAAAACCATGATGTCTGTCATCGATACGGATATGGACATTAAGCAAGTGGGTATCGAAGAGAAAAAACAGCTGACCAGTTTTCAGTATTATGCAGCAGCCATTATGGCCATGTTTATACTCTATAGTGCAGGCTACGGCGGCCGTCAAATCTTAGAAGAGAAAAAAGAGATTACGTTACAGAGAAATCAAGTAGCAGGTGTTTCCTTTCAGAAGATCCTCACCAGTACATTTCTGATGATATGCATTGTAGCCATATTACAATCTGTTGTGATGATTGCGTATTCTAGATGGGTACTAAAAATCTATTGGGGCAATTGGGGATTAGTCGCCATAACTGTTCTGTTAAGCAGCTTTACAGTAGCCAGTATTGGTTTACTAGTAGCCGCTATAACATTTAGAAGCAATAATTTTCGCATTGCTAACATCTTTGAATCGGCAATTATTCAAGTCATGGCATTGTTAGGTGGCAGTTTCTTACCTGTTGAGATTCTACCAAAATTCATGCAGGATCTATCCTATCTTGCCATTAATGGTATAGCCATTAAAATGTATACAGGGATTATGGAAGGGGCATCACTTCACGATTTAACGCAATACATGGGTATACTGGGTGTTATGAGCCTCGTATTCCTTGTCTTAGCAACAGTGGTCCTAAAGAACCGAAGGGAGGCTATTTAA
- a CDS encoding ABC transporter permease, giving the protein MWAMIRVKLLDYKKQLPILLGFVAMMLIFTAIFGIAFSGGQYRPQAYIVNQASNEDAALLIERVQESPLMAFTVLSYDDAVQRLENSKGVGAILIEDTDQFIQVGIISTKPSNETVMLQNILRGQMSTLVNDIQLGDNIYSYLIDKGVAVQKNVLKQEVSGEMNTLRNSKVYYKTQTSFIDGENTNTGYSNLKHSLTGFTIFFSMFLTFFGIGSIVDEKVNFVWQRQLVSPISHLSILAGNLVVALLVGMANVFVMIYGGKFVFKMDWGNSDLGVVLILAAFVFASTCLGLVVASLVKNMQQLSSITPVIIVSTSMLGGCMWPLEMIQSKALLTIANFTPQKWAVEGIEKMIMYGRGFDVAILPIVVLLGMGCVFLAIGTYLVKLQR; this is encoded by the coding sequence ATGTGGGCAATGATACGTGTTAAACTCCTGGATTATAAAAAACAATTACCCATCTTACTGGGCTTTGTTGCCATGATGCTTATCTTTACTGCTATTTTTGGTATTGCTTTTTCCGGTGGCCAATATAGGCCCCAAGCTTATATTGTCAATCAGGCAAGTAATGAAGATGCTGCATTATTAATCGAGCGGGTACAAGAATCACCATTGATGGCATTTACGGTACTATCCTATGATGATGCCGTTCAGAGGTTAGAAAACTCAAAAGGGGTAGGCGCAATACTCATCGAAGATACAGACCAATTTATTCAAGTTGGTATTATATCAACGAAACCAAGCAATGAGACGGTGATGTTACAGAACATTCTAAGAGGTCAGATGAGTACATTGGTGAACGATATACAACTAGGTGATAACATCTATAGCTATTTAATCGATAAAGGTGTAGCGGTTCAGAAAAATGTGCTAAAACAAGAGGTCAGTGGTGAGATGAATACCCTACGAAACAGCAAGGTTTATTATAAAACCCAAACATCCTTTATTGATGGTGAAAATACAAATACAGGGTATAGTAATTTGAAGCATTCCTTAACAGGTTTCACCATATTCTTTTCCATGTTTCTCACCTTTTTCGGTATAGGTAGTATTGTGGATGAAAAAGTGAATTTTGTATGGCAGCGACAGTTAGTTTCGCCTATAAGCCATCTATCTATACTAGCTGGCAATCTGGTGGTGGCGTTACTGGTGGGTATGGCCAATGTGTTTGTCATGATTTATGGTGGAAAATTTGTCTTCAAAATGGATTGGGGAAACAGTGATTTGGGTGTGGTCCTTATCCTAGCCGCTTTTGTTTTTGCTTCCACTTGTCTGGGGTTAGTCGTGGCTTCATTGGTTAAGAATATGCAGCAACTATCCTCCATCACACCTGTTATCATTGTCAGTACTTCTATGCTAGGTGGTTGTATGTGGCCTCTTGAGATGATTCAATCCAAGGCATTGTTGACCATTGCTAATTTTACACCTCAGAAATGGGCTGTAGAAGGTATAGAGAAAATGATTATGTATGGCCGGGGCTTTGATGTGGCCATCTTGCCAATTGTCGTGTTGTTAGGTATGGGCTGTGTGTTTTTAGCCATAGGTACTTATTTAGTAAAATTACAGCGCTAG